The following are encoded in a window of Pectinophora gossypiella chromosome 8, ilPecGoss1.1, whole genome shotgun sequence genomic DNA:
- the LOC126369044 gene encoding serine hydroxymethyltransferase isoform X1 has product MSTKLLQSCFYDVGRRFNKLSAKILTDHAKKIHAEIYSNHFSVRSLHKTAIMSSKLLTGNLWDTDPELFDIIKKEKQRQEAGLEMIASENFTSVPVLQCLSSCLHNKYSEGMPHQRYYGGNEFIDEIEILAQQRSLQAYRLKPEEWGVNVQPYSGSPANFAVYTGVVEPHGRIMGLDLPDGGHLTHGFFTPTKKISATSIFFESMPYKVDPKTGLIDYDKLAETARLFKPRLIIAGISCYSRCLDYKRFRQIADENGAYLMADMAHISGLVAAGVIPSPFEYCDIVTTTTHKTLRGPRAGVIFFRKGVRSVKANGDKVMFDFEGRINQAVFPGLQGGPHNHAIAAIATAMKQATSPEFVEYQKQVIKNAQRLCQGLKSRGYDIATGGTDVHLALVDMRNAGLTGARAERILELVSIACNKNTVPGDKSALNPSGIRLGTPALTTRGMKETDIDEVVNYIDKALKLAQEVTKVSGPKIVDFNRVIEENSEFKTKVAKLKEEVETYSSKFPLPGMATI; this is encoded by the exons atgagtactAAATTACTACAGTCTTGTTTTTATGACGTTGGACgaagatttaataaattatcagcAAAAATATTGACGGATCACGCAAAGAAGATACACGCTGAAATCTACTCTAAC caTTTTTCAGTAAGATCTTTGCACAAAACAGCAATAATGTCTAGCAAACTTTTAACTGGTAACCTTTGGGATACGGACCCTGAGCTGTTCGACATCATCAAGAAGGAGAAGCAGAGGCAAGAAGCGGGGCTCGAGATGATTGCATCGGAGAACTTCACTTCTGTTCCCGTGCTACAATGTCTCAGCTCCTGCCTGCACAACAAGTATTCCGAGGGCATGCCACACCAAAG GTACTATGGAGGCAATGAATTCATAGATGAAATAGAAATTCTGGCTCAGCAACGGTCTCTACAAGCATACAGGCTAAAGCCCGAAGAATGGGGTGTTAATGTTCAGCCTTACTCAG GTTCACCAGCAAACTTCGCCGTGTACACGGGCGTGGTGGAGCCCCATGGCAGGATCATGGGTCTGGACCTGCCCGACGGTGGACATCTCACCCACGGTTTCTTCACCCCCACCAAGAAGATTTCAGCTACCTCCATCTTCTTTGAAAGCATGCCCTATAAG GTGGACCCAAAAACTGGCCTTATAGACTATGACAAGCTAGCAGAGACGGCGCGTCTATTCAAACCGCGTCTGATCATCGCGGGTATCAGCTGTTACTCTCGCTGCTTGGACTACAAGCGCTTCAGGCAGATTGCTGATGAAAACGGAGCATACCTGATGGCCGATATGGCGCACATTTCTGGACTCGTTGCTGCTg gTGTCATCCCGAGCCCATTCGAATATTGTGACATAGTGACGACAACCACGCACAAAACTCTCCGCGGTCCGCGCGCTGGCGTCATCTTCTTCCGCAAGGGAGTGCGCTCAGTGAAGGCCAACGGTGACAAAGTGATGTTCGACTTCGAGGGCCGCATCAACCAAGCGGTGTTCCCTGGTCTGCAAGGCGGGCCTCACAACCATGCCATCGCTGCCATCGCCACTGCCATGAAGCAAGCTACTTCGCCTGAGTTTGTGGAATACCAAAAACAG gtgatcaagAATGCTCAACGATTATGCCAAGGCCTGAAGTCTCGCGGCTACGACATCGCCACCGGTGGTACAGACGTGCATCTAGCGTTGGTAGACATGCGTAACGCAGGACTCACAGGTGCGAGGGCTGAACGCATTCTCGAGTTGGTCAGCATCGCTTGCAACAAGAACACCGTGCCGGGAGACAAGAGTGCGCTTAACCCTAGCGGAATTAGGCTTG GTACTCCTGCCCTGACGACGAGAGGAATGAAAGAAACCGACATTGACGAAGTCGTGAACTATATTGACAAGGCGCTCAAGCTCGCACAAGAGGTCACAAAAGTGTCAGGCCCGAAAATCGTGGACTTCAACCGAGTTATCGAAGAGAATTCTGAATTCAAAACCAAAGTTGCTAAACTGAAAGAAGAAGTCGAAACCTACAGTAGCAAATTCCCGCTGCCTGGTATGGCAACAATCTAA
- the LOC126369047 gene encoding uncharacterized protein LOC126369047: MFNRTKQCNLSHKMMIRLNNFLYVFNLRQGTILIAVHQIALSSFILIILLVGISHVGEMLSMLHNDMEDDAERRGFYEVYGEQLSFHEGDVISTNNQRRFAKAQHLASVTVIFLYTSTILTSIYLMCCISLLHGAVKYKREYVLPWILAACVGVVLLIIAIVVGDGYPCVVNLFGGHNLYHFGCALFVLTFIYAICAVSSFALETGGGRCARAVSNDERGERLLLLDHAAHSSLLSAGQLAKLSHGTRSQFV, encoded by the exons ATGTTTAATAGAACTAAGCAATGTAACCTTTCACACAAAATGATGATTCGCCTAAACAATTTTTTGTACGTTTTCAATTTGCGTCAAGGCACAATCCTTATTGCCGTCCATCAAATC GCACTTTCATCGTTCATATTGATAATATTGTTAGTTGGTATATCTCATGTGGGGGAGATGTTATCAATGCTGCACAATGACATGGAGGATGACGCGGAGAGGCGCGGCTTCTACGAGGTGTACGGGGAGCAGCTGTCATTCCACGAGGGTGACGTGATAAGTACCAACAACCAGCGTAGATTCGCTAAGGCACAACATCTAGCTTCAG TGACGGTAATATTCCTCTACACAAGCACGATCCTCACGTCAATCTATCTGATGTGCTGCATCTCTCTGCTGCACGGAGCCGTGAAGTATAAACGTGAATATGTGCTGCCGTGGATTCTGGCTGCGTGTGTCGGCGTCGTCCTGCTTATCATAGCTATCGTGGTCGGGGACGGTTACCCGTGTGTCGTCAATCTCTTCGGCGGGCACAATCTCTAcc ACTTCGGGTGTGCATTATTCGTGCTGACATTCATCTACGCAATCTGCGCGGTAAGCAGCTTCGCTCTAGAGACGGGCGGCGGGCGCTGCGCCCGTGCCGTCAGCAACGACGAGCGCGGCGAGCGGCTGCTGCTGCTCGACCACGCCGCGCACTCCAGCCTGCTCTCCGCCGGGCAACTCGCTAAACTATCGCATGGCACGCGCTCGCAATTTGTCTAA
- the LOC126369045 gene encoding ras-related protein Rab-40C, producing MFTTTGMVAAPQTATNQVAQNGSTTLPRSHHQRTGRPPAAPKSYDYLLKVLLVGDSDVGKQEILQDLEDGSVDSPFCSGSAYKTTTILLDGKRVKLQLWDTSGQGRFCTILRSYSRGAQGILLVYDITNKWSFDSIDRWLEEVEKHAPGVPKVLVGNRLHLAFKRQVQERDAELYAAKNHMAFFEVSPLCDFNIRESFCELSRMALHRNGMERLWRSNKVLSLQELCCRAIVARTSVYGLERLPLPTTLKSHLKSYAISAAPSRHRARTTKHQHHTRLNCTGRNSCTIA from the exons ATGTTCACCACCACGGGCATGGTAGCAGCACCACAGACGGCGACCAACCAGGTCGCGCAGAATGGAAGCACCACTCTACCACGATCTCACCACCAGAGAACAG GGCGACCACCAGCAGCTCCCAAGTCGTATGACTATCTTCTGAAGGTGTTGCTGGTAGGGGACTCTGATGTTGGTAAACAGGAAATCCTACAGGACTTAGAAGATGGTTCAGTTGACTCCCCCTTCTGTAGTGGCAGCG CATATAAAACAACAACAATCCTTCTGGACGGGAAGAGGGTGAAGTTGCAGCTATGGGACACGTCAGGCCAGGGCAGGTTCTGCACCATCCTGCGGTCGTACTCGCGGGGCGCGCAGGGCATCCTGCTAGTCTACGATATCACCAACAAGTGGTCTTTCGACAGCATTGACAGGTGGCTGGAGGAAGTTGAAAAG CACGCGCCAGGCGTTCCAAAGGTGTTGGTCGGCAACCGACTACACTTAGCGTTCAAGCGACAAGTGCAAGAGCGGGATGCGGAGTTGTACGCGGCCAAGAACCACATGGCGTTCTTCGAAGTGAGTCCGCTGTGTGACTTCAACATTCGAGAGAGCTTCTGTGAACTGTCTAGGATGGCGCTCCATAGGAACGGCATGGAGCGCCTCTGGAGAAGCAATAAAG TACTGAGTCTCCAAGAGCTATGTTGCCGCGCGATCGTGGCCCGGACGTCCGTGTACGGTCTGGAGCGGCTGCCCCTGCCCACGACGCTCAAGTCCCACCTAAAGTCGTATGCCATCTCCGCCGCGCCCAGCCGCCACCGCGCGCGGACCACCAAACACCAACACCACACCCGACTCAACTGCACCGGACGAAATTCATGTACCATCGCTTAA
- the LOC126369046 gene encoding rRNA methyltransferase 2, mitochondrial has translation MIKTMITSRLFAQENLNFTRMCFLVNCLKRLKTSQQWLSRQKADPYVEKAKIYNYRCRSAFKLLEMNDKTNILVPGLTVVDLGAAPGSWTQVAVQKTNADGADPKKPKGTVISIDKLQIFPIEGATIMNNMDFSTTDAHDKVIAALGGTKVDVVLSDMAPSATGVRELDKDRILGLCYMAIRFAALVTKIDGNLLFKVWDGKEVPILEMDLERFYKSIKILKPKASRSESSEKFILAKGFKGVQRPLQHGQWG, from the exons ATGATCAAAACAATGATAACTTCGCGACTGTTCGCGCAAGAGAACTTAAATTTTACGAGAATGTGTTTCCTAGTCAATTGTCTCAAAAGGTTAAAGACTTCACAGCAGTGGCTTAGCCGTCAGAAAGCTGATCCTTATGTTGAGAAAGCCAAGATATATAATTACAG GTGTCGCAGTGCTTTCAAACTGTTGGAAATGAATGACAAGACGAATATTCTCGTGCCAGGTCTTACTGTTGTTGATTTAGGGGCAGCACCGGGCTCCTGGACGCAAGTTGCCGTCCAGAAAACAAATGCTGATGGAGCAGACCCTAAAAAACCGAAAGGAACAGTGATATCTATAGATAAACTGCAGATATTTCCCATTGag GGAGCAACAATAATGAACAACATGGATTTCTCAACAACAGATGCGCATGATAAAGTTATAGCTGCATTAGGAGGTACGAAAGTTGATGTTGTTCTATCTGACATGGCCCCCAGTGCTACAGGCGTCAGGGAGCTTGATAAAGACAGAATACTAGGCCTATGTTACATGGCCATCAGATTTGCTGCACTAGTCACTAAAATAGATGGTAACTTGTTATTCAAGGTTTGGGATGGTAAAGAAGTACCTATACTGGAGATGGATCTGGAAAGGTTTTACAAGAGCATAAAGATTTTAAAACCTAAAGCAAGTAGATCTGAGTCATCTGAAAAGTTCATTCTTGCTAAGGGTTTCAAAGGGGTCCAGAGGCCTCTGCAACATGGCCAGTGGGGATAA
- the LOC126369149 gene encoding lipase 3-like, protein MVCPTRIFIILLVNNIHIQRASSALVNITRRTKKDLILNPVSQNLIEVFKAVEVYRPLTTEEKQNTSKTANEYYTASDNPDKHLNIVELVRKYGYPITVHRVQTQDGYILKMFRIPGNGPAVFLMHGLLCSADDWVTAGSESGIAYVLASAGYDVWLGNARGNKYSRHHRSLSPDNDAEHFWDFSWDEIGRYDLAAMIDYILRHTGQPTLKYVGHSQGTTSFFVLCSERPEYNEKISLMAALSPVAWMSHVESAMLRLFSSANPLLYRIAKLFGVYEFIPSNEVTKAVADVLCGTTTLATILCSNILFIIGGFDFDQLNITNLPVLFGHVPAGSATKQLVHYGQGVQSGEFKKFDYGERINIEIYGSKKPPTYAVEKITAPVALFYSDSDWLSNVIDVNILKSKLPNVIDFYKVPHKKFNHFDYLWAKDVKDLVINRLLQLLNQT, encoded by the coding sequence ATGGTCTGTCCCACACGTATATTTATAATCTTACTTGTGAATAATATACACATCCAGCGAGCTTCAAGTGCTTTAGTCAATATAACCAGGAGGACCAAAAAGGACCTTATTCTAAACCCCGTGTCGCAAAATTTAATTGAAGTATTTAAAGCAGTAGAGGTGTATAGACCCCTAACAACTgaggaaaaacaaaacacgtcAAAAACTGCTAATGAATACTACACCGCGAGTGACAACCCTGACAAACATTTGAATATAGTGGAACTGGTGAGGAAATACGGATACCCAATAACAGTACATCGAGTGCAAACACAAGATGGATACATCCTCAAAATGTTTAGAATACCTGGGAACGGTCCCGCTGTATTTTTGATGCACGGCTTATTATGCAGCGCTGATGACTGGGTAACAGCTGGGTCAGAAAGTGGAATCGCTTATGTGTTAGCTTCCGCAGGCTACGACGTGTGGCTGGGCAACGCTCGCGGGAACAAATACTCGCGTCACCACAGGTCTCTGTCTCCGGATAATGATGCTGAACATTTCTGGGACTTCAGTTGGGATGAGATCGGGCGTTACGACCTGGCCGCTATGATCGACTACATACTGAGACATACTGGTCAGCCCACACTCAAGTACGTCGGCCACTCGCAGGGTACCACCTCATTCTTCGTACTCTGCTCCGAGAGACCTGAATACAATGAGAAAATCTCATTGATGGCCGCGCTCTCACCTGTCGCTTGGATGTCACACGTGGAAAGTGCCATGTTAAGACTTTTTTCGTCTGCAAATCCTTTACTTTACAGGATAGCGAAACTATTCGGCGTGTACGAATTTATCCCTAGTAACGAAGTGACGAAGGCGGTTGCTGATGTATTATGTGGCACAACCACTCTCGCTACTATACTATGTAGTAacatattgtttattattgGCGGATTTGATTTTGACCAATTAAACATTACAAATCTGCCTGTTTTATTTGGACACGTACCAGCAGGATCTGCGACCAAGCAATTAGTACATTACGGGCAAGGTGTACAATCGGGGGAATTTAAGAAATTTGATTACGGTGAAAGGATAAACATCGAAATATACGGTTCTAAGAAGCCACCTACATACGCGGTTGAGAAAATCACCGCGCCTGTGGCTTTATTTTACAGTGACTCCGATTGGCTGTCCAATGTAATTGATGTAAACATTCTGAAAAGTAAATTACCAAACGTTATAGACTTCTATAAAGTTCCACATAAAAAATTCAATCACTTTGACTATTTGTGGGCCAAAGATGTTAAGGATCTAGTAATTAATAGATTACTGCAATTACTAAATCAAACGTAG
- the LOC126369044 gene encoding serine hydroxymethyltransferase isoform X2, whose amino-acid sequence MSSKLLTGNLWDTDPELFDIIKKEKQRQEAGLEMIASENFTSVPVLQCLSSCLHNKYSEGMPHQRYYGGNEFIDEIEILAQQRSLQAYRLKPEEWGVNVQPYSGSPANFAVYTGVVEPHGRIMGLDLPDGGHLTHGFFTPTKKISATSIFFESMPYKVDPKTGLIDYDKLAETARLFKPRLIIAGISCYSRCLDYKRFRQIADENGAYLMADMAHISGLVAAGVIPSPFEYCDIVTTTTHKTLRGPRAGVIFFRKGVRSVKANGDKVMFDFEGRINQAVFPGLQGGPHNHAIAAIATAMKQATSPEFVEYQKQVIKNAQRLCQGLKSRGYDIATGGTDVHLALVDMRNAGLTGARAERILELVSIACNKNTVPGDKSALNPSGIRLGTPALTTRGMKETDIDEVVNYIDKALKLAQEVTKVSGPKIVDFNRVIEENSEFKTKVAKLKEEVETYSSKFPLPGMATI is encoded by the exons ATGTCTAGCAAACTTTTAACTGGTAACCTTTGGGATACGGACCCTGAGCTGTTCGACATCATCAAGAAGGAGAAGCAGAGGCAAGAAGCGGGGCTCGAGATGATTGCATCGGAGAACTTCACTTCTGTTCCCGTGCTACAATGTCTCAGCTCCTGCCTGCACAACAAGTATTCCGAGGGCATGCCACACCAAAG GTACTATGGAGGCAATGAATTCATAGATGAAATAGAAATTCTGGCTCAGCAACGGTCTCTACAAGCATACAGGCTAAAGCCCGAAGAATGGGGTGTTAATGTTCAGCCTTACTCAG GTTCACCAGCAAACTTCGCCGTGTACACGGGCGTGGTGGAGCCCCATGGCAGGATCATGGGTCTGGACCTGCCCGACGGTGGACATCTCACCCACGGTTTCTTCACCCCCACCAAGAAGATTTCAGCTACCTCCATCTTCTTTGAAAGCATGCCCTATAAG GTGGACCCAAAAACTGGCCTTATAGACTATGACAAGCTAGCAGAGACGGCGCGTCTATTCAAACCGCGTCTGATCATCGCGGGTATCAGCTGTTACTCTCGCTGCTTGGACTACAAGCGCTTCAGGCAGATTGCTGATGAAAACGGAGCATACCTGATGGCCGATATGGCGCACATTTCTGGACTCGTTGCTGCTg gTGTCATCCCGAGCCCATTCGAATATTGTGACATAGTGACGACAACCACGCACAAAACTCTCCGCGGTCCGCGCGCTGGCGTCATCTTCTTCCGCAAGGGAGTGCGCTCAGTGAAGGCCAACGGTGACAAAGTGATGTTCGACTTCGAGGGCCGCATCAACCAAGCGGTGTTCCCTGGTCTGCAAGGCGGGCCTCACAACCATGCCATCGCTGCCATCGCCACTGCCATGAAGCAAGCTACTTCGCCTGAGTTTGTGGAATACCAAAAACAG gtgatcaagAATGCTCAACGATTATGCCAAGGCCTGAAGTCTCGCGGCTACGACATCGCCACCGGTGGTACAGACGTGCATCTAGCGTTGGTAGACATGCGTAACGCAGGACTCACAGGTGCGAGGGCTGAACGCATTCTCGAGTTGGTCAGCATCGCTTGCAACAAGAACACCGTGCCGGGAGACAAGAGTGCGCTTAACCCTAGCGGAATTAGGCTTG GTACTCCTGCCCTGACGACGAGAGGAATGAAAGAAACCGACATTGACGAAGTCGTGAACTATATTGACAAGGCGCTCAAGCTCGCACAAGAGGTCACAAAAGTGTCAGGCCCGAAAATCGTGGACTTCAACCGAGTTATCGAAGAGAATTCTGAATTCAAAACCAAAGTTGCTAAACTGAAAGAAGAAGTCGAAACCTACAGTAGCAAATTCCCGCTGCCTGGTATGGCAACAATCTAA